In Mytilus trossulus isolate FHL-02 chromosome 6, PNRI_Mtr1.1.1.hap1, whole genome shotgun sequence, a single window of DNA contains:
- the LOC134721202 gene encoding histone H2B-like, whose translation MPPKVGTKGAKKAVTKAKTARPGGDKKRRRKRRESYAIYIYKVLRQVHPDTGVSSKAMSIMNSFVNDIFERIAAEASRLAHYNKRSTITSREIQTAVRLLLPGELAKHAVSEGTKAVTKYTSSK comes from the coding sequence ATGCCACCCAAAGTAGGAACTAAAGGAGCCAAGAAGGCCGTCACCAAGGCAAAGACTGCCAGACCCGGCGGTGATAAGAAAAGGAGGAGGAAGAGACGTGAATCCTATGCTATCTACATCTACAAAGTCTTGAGACAAGTTCACCCCGACACCGGAGTGTCCTCAAAGGCAATGTCCATCATGAACAGCTTCGTCAACGATATCTTCGAGAGAATCGCAGCAGAGGCTTCCCGATTGGCACACTACAACAAAAGATCTACCATCACATCCCGGGAGATCCAGACCGCTGTCCGTCTTCTCTTACCCGGAGAATTGGCCAAGCACGCTGTCAGTGAAGGTACCAAAGCCGTCACTAAATACACCAGCAGCAAGTAA
- the LOC134721199 gene encoding histone H2A has translation MSGRGKGGKAKAKAKSRSSRAGLQFPVGRIHRLLRKGNYAERVGAGAPVYLAAVLEYLAAEVLELAGNAARDNKKSRIIPRHLQLAIRNDEELNKLLSGVTIAQGGVLPNIQAVLLPKKTQKAAK, from the coding sequence ATGTCAGGACGAGGAAAAGGAGGAAAAGCAAAAGCAAAGGCAAAGTCTAGGTCATCCCGTGCCGGACTTCAGTTCCCAGTCGGTCGTATCCACAGACTTTTGAGGAAAGGAAACTATGCCGAGAGAGTTGGTGCCGGTGCACCAGTGTACCTCGCAGCTGTCTTAGAATACTTAGCAGCTGAAGTATTGGAGTTGGCAGGAAACGCCGCTCGTGACAACAAGAAGAGCAGAATCATTCCCCGTCATCTCCAGTTGGCCATCAGAAACGACGAAGAGTTGAACAAACTCTTGTCTGGTGTCACCATTGCCCAGGGAGGTGTTTTACCAAACATCCAGGCTGTACTTCTGCCAAAGAAGACCCAGAAAGCTGCCAAGTAA
- the LOC134722586 gene encoding histone H3, producing the protein MARTKQTARKSTGGKAPRKQLATKAARKSAPATGGVKKPHRYRPGTVALREIRRYQKSTELLIRKLPFQRLVREIAQDFKTDLRFQSSAVMALQEASEAYLVGLFEDTNLCAIHAKRVTIMPKDIQLARRIRGERA; encoded by the coding sequence ATGGCACGAACAAAGCAAACTGCACGTAAATCCACCGGAGGTAAAGCTCCAAGAAAACAACTTGCCACCAAGGCCGCCCGTAAGAGCGCACCTGCAACCGGTGGAGTCAAGAAACCACATAGATACAGGCCAGGAACAGTCGCTCTCCGAGAAATCAGGAGATACCAGAAGAGCACAGAGCTCCTCATCAGGAAACTCCCCTTCCAGAGATTAGTCCGTGAAATCGCCCAGGACTTCAAAACTGATCTCCGATTCCAGAGTTCAGCCGTCATGGCCCTACAGGAAGCCAGCGAAGCCTACTTGGTCGGTCTCTTCGAGGATACCAACTTGTGCGCAATCCACGCCAAGAGAGTAACCATCATGCCAAAGGATATCCAATTGGCCCGAAGAATCCGTGGAGAACGTGCTTAA
- the LOC134722585 gene encoding histone H4 gives MSGRGKGGKGLGKGGAKRHRKVLRDNIQGITKPAIRRLARRGGVKRISGLIYEETRGVLKVFLENVIRDAVTYTEHAKRKTVTAMDVVYALKRQGRTLYGFGG, from the coding sequence ATGTCAGGTAGAGGAAAAGGAGGTAAAGGTCTAGGAAAAGGAGGCGCCAAGCGTCACAGGAAGGTGTTGCGTGATAACATCCAAGGTATCACCAAGCCAGCCATCCGTCGTTTAGCAAGAAGAGGTGGAGTAAAACGTATATCTGGACTCATCTATGAGGAAACCCGTGGTGTCCTTAAAGTTTTCTTGGAAAATGTCATCCGTGATGCTGTCACATACACAGAGCACGCCAAGAGGAAGACTGTCACTGCCATGGATGTTGTCTACGCTTTGAAACGTCAAGGACGTACCTTGTACGGATTCGGAGGTTAA